The following are encoded in a window of Arthrobacter sp. NicSoilB4 genomic DNA:
- the tal gene encoding transaldolase, which translates to MTTTPTQLLSDAGVSIWLDDLSRGRLATGTLRKLIEEKNVVGVTTNPSIFHAAITTGHDYDAIIAAQAAAGATVEETVFEITTTDVADACELFAPVAAASKGVDGRVSIEVDPRLAWDTAGTIAEAKHLYKKVGKDNVHIKIPATLEGLEAITATLAEGISVNVTLIFSLERYRAVINAFQSGLEQAKDNGHDLSKIHSVASFFVSRVDSEIDKRLDAIGTDEARGLKGKAGVANARLAYQVYEELFSTERWALLADAGALPQRPLWASTGVKDPAYPDTLYVTELVAPGVVNTMPEKTLDATFDHGTVTGNTITRGYNDANATLNALDALGISYNEVVAVLESEGLDKFVASWKELLADVEGALAAARKDA; encoded by the coding sequence ATGACCACCACCCCCACGCAACTGCTCTCCGACGCCGGCGTCTCCATCTGGCTCGATGACCTCTCCCGCGGCCGCCTCGCCACCGGAACGCTCCGCAAGCTGATCGAAGAGAAGAACGTTGTCGGTGTCACCACGAACCCCAGCATCTTCCACGCCGCCATCACCACCGGCCACGACTACGACGCCATCATCGCCGCCCAGGCCGCGGCCGGCGCCACCGTGGAAGAGACCGTTTTCGAGATCACCACCACCGACGTGGCCGACGCCTGCGAGCTGTTCGCCCCCGTCGCCGCCGCCTCCAAGGGCGTTGACGGGCGCGTGTCCATCGAGGTTGACCCGCGCCTCGCCTGGGACACCGCCGGCACCATCGCCGAAGCCAAGCACCTGTACAAGAAGGTCGGCAAGGACAACGTCCACATCAAGATCCCGGCAACCCTGGAAGGCCTCGAGGCCATCACGGCCACCCTGGCCGAGGGCATCAGCGTCAACGTCACGCTGATCTTCTCGCTGGAACGCTACCGCGCCGTCATCAACGCCTTCCAGTCCGGACTGGAGCAGGCCAAGGACAACGGCCACGACCTCTCCAAGATCCACTCCGTGGCGTCCTTCTTCGTTTCCCGCGTGGACTCCGAGATCGACAAGCGCCTCGACGCGATCGGCACCGACGAGGCCCGCGGCCTCAAGGGCAAGGCAGGCGTAGCCAACGCCCGCCTCGCCTACCAGGTCTACGAGGAGCTGTTCTCCACCGAACGCTGGGCCCTCCTGGCCGACGCCGGGGCGCTCCCCCAGCGCCCGCTGTGGGCCTCCACCGGCGTCAAGGATCCGGCCTACCCGGACACCCTCTACGTCACGGAACTCGTCGCCCCCGGCGTCGTGAACACCATGCCGGAGAAGACCCTCGACGCCACGTTCGACCACGGCACCGTCACGGGCAACACGATCACCCGCGGCTATAACGATGCCAACGCCACGCTGAACGCCCTCGATGCCCTCGGCATCTCGTACAACGAGGTCGTCGCGGTGCTCGAGTCCGAAGGCCTCGACAAGTTCGTGGCAAGCTGGAAGGAACTGCTGGCCGACGTCGAGGGTGCCCTCGCCGCTGCACGGAAGGACGCATAG
- the tkt gene encoding transketolase, with protein sequence MEEQELSWTSLDQRAVDTIRVLAADAVEKVGNGHPGTAMSLAPAAYLLFQKLMRHDPKNPDWLGRDRFVLSPGHTSLTLYIQLFLSGYGLELKDLEALRTWGSLTPGHPEYKHTKGVEITTGPLGQGLASAVGFAYSQRRQRGLFDADAAEGTSPFDHTVWVIASDGDLQEGVTSEASSLAGHQELGNLVVIYDENHISIEDDTDISFTEDVLKRYEAYGWHVQRVDWTRTGEYKEDVQELHAALLAAKAETGKPSIVSLRTIIGYPAPKKQNTGKIHGSALGSEEVAALKKVLGFDPERSFQVDDDVLAHAREAVDRGAAARSEWQEAFEAWQSGNPEAAALLERVEARKLPAELDAALPVFEAGKDVSTRAASGKVLNAIGPVMPELWGGSADLAESNNTTIEGSPSFIPVSRSTDAWKGNPYGRVLHFGIREHAAASIVNGISLHGRTRAFSGTFLIFSDYQRPAIRLGALMGVPSLYVWTHDSIGLGEDGPTHQPVEQLASLRAIPGLDVVRPGDANEVAAAWKVMLENHANPAGIVLTRQNIPTYARGAGEADGDTFGSTAGVAKGGYVLAEASAGGKTADAQVILIGTGSEVQLAVHAREALQAEGIPTRVVSMPCVEWFNKQDAAYREAVLPAAVKARVSVEAGLSLGWREFVGDAGRSVSLEHYGASADYKRLFQEFGITAEAVAAAAKDSLAGLPA encoded by the coding sequence TTGGAAGAGCAAGAACTGTCATGGACCAGCTTGGACCAGCGTGCCGTGGACACCATCCGCGTCCTGGCCGCCGACGCCGTCGAGAAGGTCGGTAACGGCCACCCCGGCACCGCGATGAGCCTGGCTCCGGCCGCCTACCTTCTCTTCCAGAAGCTGATGCGGCACGATCCGAAGAACCCCGACTGGCTGGGACGCGACCGTTTCGTCCTCTCCCCCGGCCACACCTCCCTGACGCTGTACATCCAGCTCTTCCTCTCCGGCTACGGCCTGGAACTGAAGGACCTTGAGGCGCTGCGCACCTGGGGCTCGCTGACCCCGGGCCACCCCGAGTACAAGCACACCAAGGGCGTGGAAATCACCACCGGCCCGCTGGGCCAGGGCCTCGCATCCGCCGTCGGCTTTGCGTACTCCCAGCGCCGCCAGCGCGGACTGTTCGACGCCGACGCCGCCGAAGGCACCAGCCCGTTCGACCACACGGTCTGGGTCATCGCGTCCGACGGCGACCTCCAGGAGGGCGTCACGTCCGAAGCGTCCTCGCTCGCCGGGCACCAGGAGCTCGGCAACCTCGTGGTCATCTACGACGAGAACCACATCTCGATCGAGGACGACACCGACATCTCCTTCACCGAGGATGTCCTGAAGCGCTACGAAGCCTACGGCTGGCACGTCCAGCGCGTCGACTGGACCCGCACCGGGGAGTACAAGGAGGACGTGCAGGAACTGCACGCCGCCCTGCTGGCCGCCAAGGCCGAGACGGGCAAGCCCTCCATCGTCTCGCTGCGCACCATCATCGGCTACCCTGCCCCGAAGAAGCAGAACACCGGCAAGATCCACGGCTCCGCCCTCGGGTCCGAGGAAGTCGCCGCACTGAAGAAGGTCCTCGGTTTCGACCCGGAGCGTTCCTTCCAGGTCGACGACGACGTCCTGGCCCACGCCCGTGAGGCCGTGGACCGCGGCGCGGCAGCCCGGAGCGAATGGCAGGAAGCCTTCGAGGCCTGGCAGTCCGGCAACCCCGAGGCTGCCGCCCTGCTGGAGCGCGTCGAGGCCCGCAAGCTCCCGGCCGAACTCGACGCCGCCCTCCCGGTCTTCGAAGCCGGCAAGGACGTCTCCACCCGCGCCGCCTCCGGCAAGGTCCTGAACGCGATCGGCCCGGTCATGCCGGAACTGTGGGGCGGCTCGGCCGACCTCGCCGAGTCCAACAACACCACGATCGAGGGTTCGCCGTCGTTCATCCCGGTCTCCCGCTCCACGGATGCCTGGAAGGGCAACCCCTACGGCCGGGTGCTGCACTTCGGCATCCGCGAACACGCGGCCGCGTCGATCGTCAACGGCATCAGCCTGCACGGCCGCACCCGCGCCTTCTCCGGCACGTTCCTGATCTTCAGCGATTACCAGCGACCGGCGATCCGCCTCGGCGCCCTCATGGGTGTCCCGTCACTGTATGTCTGGACGCACGACTCGATCGGCCTCGGCGAAGACGGGCCCACCCACCAGCCGGTGGAGCAGCTCGCCTCACTCCGCGCCATCCCGGGCCTGGACGTCGTCCGCCCGGGCGACGCCAACGAGGTCGCCGCCGCCTGGAAGGTCATGCTCGAGAACCACGCGAACCCGGCCGGCATCGTCCTGACCCGCCAGAACATCCCCACGTATGCCCGCGGGGCCGGCGAGGCCGACGGCGACACGTTCGGCTCCACCGCCGGCGTCGCGAAGGGCGGCTACGTCCTGGCCGAAGCCTCTGCCGGTGGCAAGACCGCCGACGCCCAGGTCATCCTGATCGGCACCGGCTCCGAAGTCCAGCTGGCCGTGCACGCCCGTGAGGCGCTGCAGGCCGAAGGCATCCCCACCCGCGTTGTTTCCATGCCGTGCGTGGAGTGGTTCAACAAGCAGGACGCCGCCTACCGTGAAGCGGTGCTCCCGGCTGCAGTCAAGGCACGGGTATCCGTCGAAGCCGGGCTCTCCCTGGGCTGGAGGGAATTCGTCGGCGACGCCGGCCGTTCCGTCTCCCTCGAGCACTACGGCGCCTCGGCGGACTACAAGCGCCTGTTCCAGGAATTCGGCATCACCGCGGAGGCCGTCGCCGCCGCGGCCAAGGATTCCCTCGCCGGCCTCCCGGCCTGA
- a CDS encoding heme o synthase, whose product MTATVSTTDTPLTASPTRGRIGFARKAKAYLALTKPRVIELLLVSTLPTMIYAERGFPSIGLILATLVGGAFAAGSAGAFNCYLDRDIDKLMHRTENRPLVTGEVTPREALVFSWLLGAAAIAILWFGANPLAAWLGLGAIVFYVVIYTMILKRRTAQNIVWGGAAGCFPVLIAWAAVTNTVEWPAVVLFMVIFLWTPPHYWPLSMRYGEDYRNANVPMLGAIAGAKVVSVQVVLYAWAMVACSLLLVPAGGAGWVYTVTAVLAGAWFLYESHALYNRAQAGDVSNKGAMKVFHGSISYLTLLFIALAVDPFVGSAIMGG is encoded by the coding sequence GTGACTGCCACCGTGAGCACAACAGATACGCCGCTGACCGCTTCGCCCACCCGCGGAAGAATCGGCTTCGCCCGCAAAGCCAAGGCCTACCTGGCGCTCACGAAACCCCGCGTCATCGAACTCCTGCTGGTCAGCACCCTGCCGACCATGATCTACGCCGAACGCGGCTTCCCGTCGATCGGCCTGATCCTGGCGACCCTCGTGGGCGGGGCGTTTGCCGCCGGCAGCGCAGGCGCGTTCAACTGCTACCTGGACCGCGACATCGACAAACTGATGCACCGCACGGAGAACCGCCCCCTGGTCACGGGTGAGGTCACCCCGCGTGAAGCGCTGGTCTTCTCCTGGCTCCTGGGCGCGGCGGCGATCGCAATCCTCTGGTTCGGGGCCAACCCGCTCGCAGCCTGGCTCGGGCTCGGCGCGATCGTCTTCTACGTCGTCATCTACACGATGATCCTCAAGCGCCGCACGGCCCAGAACATCGTGTGGGGCGGGGCGGCCGGCTGCTTCCCGGTGCTCATTGCCTGGGCCGCCGTCACCAACACGGTGGAATGGCCCGCCGTCGTCCTCTTTATGGTGATCTTCCTCTGGACCCCGCCGCACTACTGGCCGCTGTCCATGCGCTACGGCGAGGACTACCGCAACGCCAACGTGCCGATGCTGGGCGCGATCGCCGGGGCCAAGGTTGTCTCGGTCCAGGTGGTCCTGTACGCGTGGGCCATGGTGGCCTGCTCGCTGCTGCTGGTACCCGCCGGCGGCGCAGGCTGGGTCTACACCGTCACCGCCGTGCTCGCCGGAGCGTGGTTCCTTTACGAATCGCACGCGCTGTACAACCGCGCGCAGGCCGGCGACGTGTCCAACAAGGGCGCCATGAAGGTCTTCCACGGCTCCATCAGCTACCTGACCCTGCTCTTCATCGCCCTCGCCGTGGACCCGTTCGTCGGCTCCGCCATCATGGGCGGCTGA
- a CDS encoding COX15/CtaA family protein, with protein sequence MSTASRPPRTASRNISWLPVTVDKTVKRLAVLSLIGQTILIVTGGAVRLTASGLGCPTWPRCTDASLVNTPEMGIHGIIEFGNRLLTFALAAIAVAMLVYLWNLRKERRDLFLLALGLLASIPAQAIIGGVTVLTQLNPWVVGLHFLVSMALVVVATLLVNRAYGRTGKFRVADLPALPGTARPLMSAVALFSALAVCLGVVVTGAGPHAGDADAPRNNLDWDLFSHIHAVPAYLVTAGTLFALYLVLRDRIAGPFRTAVVLLLGVTVLQAVIGFTQYYNGIPALLVAAHMLAAALLMSAATNAADLARSSPVK encoded by the coding sequence GTGAGCACGGCCTCCCGCCCTCCCCGGACCGCTTCCCGGAACATCTCGTGGCTGCCCGTCACCGTCGACAAGACGGTGAAGCGGCTGGCCGTGTTGTCCCTGATCGGCCAGACCATCCTGATCGTGACCGGCGGCGCCGTCCGCCTCACCGCCTCGGGCCTGGGCTGCCCCACCTGGCCCCGCTGCACGGACGCCTCGCTGGTGAACACTCCCGAAATGGGAATCCACGGCATTATCGAATTCGGCAACCGGCTCCTCACCTTCGCCCTGGCCGCCATCGCCGTGGCGATGCTCGTGTACCTGTGGAATCTCCGCAAGGAACGCCGCGACCTCTTCCTGCTCGCCCTGGGGCTGCTTGCCAGCATCCCGGCGCAGGCCATTATCGGCGGCGTCACGGTGCTGACCCAGCTGAACCCTTGGGTGGTGGGGCTGCACTTCCTGGTCTCGATGGCCCTCGTGGTCGTGGCGACCCTGCTGGTCAACCGCGCGTACGGGCGGACAGGAAAATTCCGGGTGGCTGATCTGCCGGCCCTGCCTGGTACCGCGCGCCCCCTGATGTCCGCCGTCGCACTGTTCTCCGCCCTGGCCGTATGCCTGGGCGTCGTGGTCACCGGCGCCGGCCCGCACGCCGGCGACGCCGACGCCCCGCGCAACAACCTGGACTGGGACCTGTTCTCGCACATCCACGCCGTCCCTGCCTACCTGGTCACCGCCGGGACTCTGTTCGCGCTGTACCTCGTCCTGCGCGACCGGATTGCCGGCCCGTTCCGCACGGCCGTCGTGCTGCTCCTGGGCGTCACCGTGCTGCAGGCCGTCATCGGGTTCACCCAGTACTACAACGGCATCCCGGCGCTCCTGGTTGCGGCGCACATGCTCGCGGCCGCCCTGCTGATGAGCGCGGCCACGAACGCCGCGGACCTGGCCCGCAGCAGCCCGGTCAAGTAG
- a CDS encoding ABC transporter permease: MTRDSAALGNAPSGSALPARPLGGAPATLLRRIVQQGRYETVTMLRNGEQLILAIVLPLLAMVGLTVTPLLDGFGASRINVAVPGILALCAMSTAFTGQGISTGFDRRYGVLRFLSTTPLGRTGLIAGKVLAVLAVLFLQVLVVTAVALVLGWQPDPQGWAPALALLVLGAAAFTALGLLVAGTVRPEATLAITNLLWILLGALGGIVIPAERLPALLEAFVQFLPSGALGQGMREAFLSGTVNPVSVLVLLLWTAIAGGAATRWFKWN; this comes from the coding sequence ATGACCCGCGACAGCGCCGCACTGGGGAACGCGCCTTCGGGCAGTGCCCTGCCGGCCCGCCCCCTTGGCGGTGCCCCGGCCACGCTGCTGCGGCGCATCGTCCAGCAGGGCCGGTACGAAACCGTCACCATGCTGCGGAACGGCGAACAGCTGATCCTGGCCATTGTGCTTCCGCTGCTGGCCATGGTGGGCCTGACCGTCACACCCCTGCTGGACGGGTTCGGCGCGAGCCGGATCAATGTGGCCGTGCCGGGCATCCTGGCGCTGTGTGCCATGTCCACCGCTTTTACCGGCCAGGGGATCTCCACCGGCTTTGACCGCCGCTACGGGGTTCTGCGCTTCCTCTCCACCACCCCCCTGGGCCGCACCGGGCTGATCGCCGGGAAGGTCCTCGCGGTCCTCGCGGTGCTGTTCCTGCAGGTGCTGGTGGTCACGGCCGTGGCCTTGGTGCTGGGCTGGCAGCCGGATCCGCAGGGATGGGCCCCGGCACTTGCCCTGCTGGTGCTCGGGGCCGCCGCGTTCACGGCGCTTGGGCTGCTGGTGGCGGGCACCGTCCGGCCGGAAGCGACCCTGGCCATCACCAACCTGCTGTGGATCCTGCTGGGTGCCCTCGGCGGGATCGTGATCCCCGCCGAACGGCTGCCCGCCCTGCTGGAGGCGTTCGTTCAGTTCCTTCCCTCCGGCGCCCTGGGACAGGGAATGCGGGAAGCATTCCTGTCCGGCACCGTCAACCCTGTGTCCGTACTTGTCCTGCTGCTCTGGACGGCGATTGCCGGCGGCGCAGCAACCCGTTGGTTCAAATGGAATTGA
- a CDS encoding ABC transporter ATP-binding protein, translated as MRSPESPVLSISGLVKDVGPLSTLDGKMLRVVSGLSLVAERGQVTALLGANGAGKTTTIECAQGLQKRTHGSISLLGEDPDTAGAGLRARVGVMLQDGGLPPSARPIPLLKHIAGMYQDPWPVGELVDRLGIDVFSRTSVRRLSGGQKQRLALAAALVGNPDVLFLDEPSAGLDPQSRQLVFELISELRNRGMGIVLTTHLMDDAQRLADYVYIIDAGRNVAEGTVAQLLEHPLPPGAGEQHIRTLLFEADPGLDFTGVLPDGIDVTEARAGSYAATGALTPADLAAITAWWAARGIMPRSLSLEARSLEDVFLDISGREIR; from the coding sequence GTGCGATCCCCCGAATCCCCCGTCCTGTCCATCAGCGGGCTAGTCAAGGATGTTGGTCCACTGTCCACCCTCGACGGCAAGATGCTTCGTGTGGTCAGCGGCCTTTCCCTCGTCGCCGAACGCGGACAGGTGACAGCCCTGCTGGGAGCCAACGGTGCCGGCAAGACCACCACCATCGAATGCGCCCAGGGACTCCAGAAACGCACCCACGGCAGCATCAGCCTCCTGGGCGAGGACCCGGACACGGCCGGCGCCGGGCTGCGGGCCCGCGTCGGCGTGATGCTGCAGGACGGCGGCCTGCCGCCGTCGGCCCGTCCCATTCCCCTGCTCAAGCATATTGCCGGCATGTACCAGGACCCCTGGCCGGTCGGGGAGCTCGTTGACCGCCTCGGCATCGACGTGTTCAGCCGGACCTCCGTGCGGCGGCTCTCCGGCGGACAGAAGCAGCGGCTCGCCCTGGCGGCAGCCCTCGTGGGCAACCCCGACGTGCTCTTCCTCGACGAGCCGAGCGCCGGCCTGGACCCGCAATCGCGCCAACTCGTGTTCGAGCTCATCTCCGAACTCAGGAACCGCGGGATGGGCATCGTCCTGACCACGCACCTCATGGATGACGCCCAGCGTCTGGCCGATTACGTCTACATCATCGACGCCGGCCGCAATGTTGCCGAGGGGACAGTCGCACAGCTCCTGGAGCACCCGCTGCCGCCCGGGGCCGGGGAACAGCACATCCGCACCCTGCTGTTCGAGGCCGACCCCGGACTGGATTTCACCGGAGTGCTCCCCGACGGCATCGACGTCACCGAGGCGCGGGCGGGCAGCTACGCCGCGACCGGCGCCCTCACCCCGGCCGACCTGGCCGCGATCACCGCGTGGTGGGCGGCCCGGGGAATCATGCCACGTTCCCTGAGCCTTGAGGCCCGCAGCCTCGAGGACGTCTTCCTCGACATCTCCGGAAGGGAGATCCGATGA
- a CDS encoding winged helix-turn-helix transcriptional regulator, whose product MTAPTSAAPAGPGRSRVASAAPSGAAGSLAARASAAFPAADAEERTRDRVLNAVLEHGPISAAELGDLLGFTPAAVRRHLDHLSRDGVIEVKRATRAGAGAGRPARRYVLSSQGQSTLGNDYLDIAALALQRLGEMAGPEAVRQFAVERFGDMERRYAPEIDAAGPDITARAQALSAALSRDGFVASTASIEAKAPLPAALSSVQLCQGHCPIQQLAAQFPVFCDVETDVFSRLVGVDVRRLSTLARGGHVCTTHIPTGRPAAVGAPSPEGTGNPDEVSNHLQERP is encoded by the coding sequence ATGACCGCCCCGACTTCTGCCGCGCCCGCCGGGCCCGGCCGCTCGCGCGTGGCATCGGCAGCCCCCTCCGGGGCAGCGGGATCGCTGGCAGCGCGGGCCTCAGCAGCCTTCCCTGCGGCCGACGCCGAGGAACGCACCCGGGACCGCGTCCTGAACGCCGTCCTGGAGCATGGCCCCATCAGCGCCGCCGAACTCGGCGATCTGCTCGGCTTCACACCCGCCGCGGTCCGCCGGCACCTCGACCACCTTTCGCGCGACGGAGTGATCGAGGTCAAGCGCGCTACCCGCGCCGGTGCGGGTGCCGGGCGCCCCGCCCGACGCTATGTGCTCAGTTCCCAGGGCCAGTCCACGCTCGGCAACGACTACCTGGACATTGCCGCCCTGGCGCTGCAGCGCCTTGGCGAGATGGCCGGTCCCGAAGCCGTGCGGCAGTTCGCCGTCGAGCGCTTCGGGGACATGGAGCGCCGCTACGCACCGGAAATCGACGCGGCCGGCCCTGACATCACCGCCCGGGCGCAGGCACTCTCCGCTGCGCTCAGCCGGGACGGGTTCGTGGCCTCCACTGCGTCGATCGAGGCCAAGGCACCCCTGCCGGCTGCGCTCTCCAGCGTCCAGCTGTGCCAGGGCCACTGCCCCATCCAGCAGCTGGCCGCGCAGTTCCCCGTGTTCTGCGACGTGGAGACCGATGTGTTCTCCCGGCTGGTCGGCGTCGATGTCCGGCGGCTTTCCACACTGGCGCGCGGCGGCCATGTCTGCACCACCCACATACCTACGGGCCGTCCGGCCGCCGTCGGGGCTCCCAGCCCCGAGGGCACGGGCAACCCGGACGAAGTATCCAACCATCTGCAAGAAAGGCCGTGA
- the sufB gene encoding Fe-S cluster assembly protein SufB, translating into MTDQLSEKKVAESTVISEILEKNPELHGIGTYEYGWSDKNDVGANARRGINEDVVRDISAKKNEPEWMLDLRLKGLKYFDRKPMPTWGADLSGIDFDNIKYFVRSTEKQAATWEDLPEDIRNTYEKLGIPEAERSRLVSGVAAQYESEVVYHQIREDLEAQGVIFLDTDTALREHPEIFQEYFGTIIPVGDNKFASLNTAVWSGGSFVYVPKGVHVDIPLQAYFRINTENMGQFERTLIIADEDSYVHYIEGCTAPIYTSDSLHSAVVEIIVKKGARVRYTTIQNWSTNVYNLVTKRAICEEGATMEWIDGNIGSKVTMKYPAVYLVGEGAKGETLSIAFAGEGQHQDTGSKMVHIAPNTKSSIVSKSVARGGGRAAYRGLVQVREGAKHSANTVRCDALLVDTISRSDTYPYIDIREDDVTMGHEATVSRVSEEQLFYLMSRGMREDEAMAMIVRGFIEPIARELPMEYALELNRLIELQMEGSVG; encoded by the coding sequence ATGACGGACCAACTATCAGAGAAGAAGGTTGCTGAATCCACTGTGATTTCGGAGATTCTGGAAAAGAATCCCGAGCTCCACGGAATCGGTACCTATGAGTACGGCTGGTCCGACAAGAACGATGTCGGGGCCAACGCCCGCCGCGGCATCAATGAGGACGTCGTCCGTGACATTTCGGCCAAGAAGAACGAGCCGGAGTGGATGCTGGACCTGCGCCTCAAGGGCCTGAAGTACTTCGACCGCAAGCCCATGCCCACCTGGGGCGCGGACCTCTCCGGCATCGACTTCGACAACATCAAGTACTTCGTGCGTTCCACGGAGAAGCAGGCTGCCACCTGGGAAGACCTGCCCGAGGACATCCGGAACACCTACGAGAAGCTGGGCATCCCGGAAGCCGAGCGCAGCCGCCTCGTCTCCGGTGTCGCGGCCCAGTACGAATCCGAGGTCGTGTACCACCAGATCCGCGAGGACCTGGAAGCGCAGGGCGTCATCTTCCTGGACACCGACACCGCGCTGCGGGAGCACCCGGAGATCTTCCAGGAGTACTTCGGCACCATCATCCCGGTGGGCGACAACAAGTTCGCCTCGCTGAACACGGCCGTCTGGTCCGGCGGTTCCTTCGTGTACGTCCCCAAGGGCGTCCACGTGGACATCCCGCTGCAGGCCTACTTCCGCATCAACACGGAAAACATGGGCCAGTTCGAGCGCACGCTGATCATCGCCGACGAGGACTCCTACGTCCATTACATCGAAGGCTGCACGGCGCCGATCTACACCTCGGACTCGCTGCACTCCGCCGTTGTGGAGATCATCGTGAAGAAGGGCGCCCGCGTCCGCTACACGACCATCCAGAACTGGTCCACCAACGTGTACAACCTGGTCACCAAGCGCGCCATCTGCGAAGAGGGCGCGACCATGGAGTGGATCGATGGCAACATCGGCTCCAAGGTCACCATGAAGTACCCGGCCGTCTACCTTGTGGGCGAGGGCGCCAAGGGCGAGACCCTGTCCATCGCGTTCGCCGGCGAAGGCCAGCACCAGGACACCGGCTCCAAGATGGTCCACATCGCGCCGAACACCAAGAGCTCGATCGTGTCCAAGTCCGTGGCCCGCGGCGGCGGCCGCGCTGCCTACCGCGGCCTGGTCCAGGTCCGCGAAGGCGCCAAGCACTCGGCCAACACGGTCCGCTGCGACGCCCTGCTGGTGGACACCATCAGCCGCTCCGACACGTACCCGTACATCGACATCCGCGAGGATGACGTCACCATGGGCCACGAGGCCACGGTCTCGCGTGTCAGCGAAGAACAGCTGTTCTACCTGATGTCCCGCGGCATGCGCGAGGACGAGGCCATGGCGATGATCGTCCGCGGCTTCATCGAGCCGATTGCCCGTGAGCTGCCGATGGAATACGCCCTCGAGCTGAACCGCCTGATTGAACTGCAGATGGAAGGATCGGTCGGTTAA
- the sufD gene encoding Fe-S cluster assembly protein SufD codes for MTDITTEKARIGAPSAQPFINGFTEEGESLSPLNAAESKSPLAGEAVKRHSHGGGVGVPDSSRAGRLTSYKLADFKPLTGMEEDWRFTPLKRLRGLHTEVLNGAAPSVAVTGPDSVRVETVGRDDARIGSAAIPEDRVSANAWENFTEATVITVPAEVQAEGEVSVLLTGQGTGASAQHIVIVAEKFSKAVVVLDHQGTAVVSENIEILVEDGAQLTVISLQEWNDDAVHASSQQAKLGRDAKFKHIVVSLGGDLVRVTPSARFTAPGAEVELFGLYFADAGQHLEQRLFVDHAVANCKSNVLYKGALQGRNAHTVWVGDVLIRKEAEGTDTYEANRNLVLTDGARADSVPNLEIETGLIAGAGHASATGRFDDQHLFYLMARGIPEEVARRLVVRGFLNEIIQKINVPAIEERLTEAVERELAATNH; via the coding sequence ATGACTGACATCACTACTGAAAAGGCCCGCATCGGCGCGCCGTCAGCCCAGCCGTTCATCAACGGTTTCACCGAGGAAGGCGAGAGCCTGTCACCGCTGAACGCCGCGGAGTCCAAGTCCCCGCTGGCCGGCGAGGCCGTGAAGCGGCACTCGCACGGCGGCGGCGTCGGCGTTCCGGACAGCTCACGCGCCGGCCGACTGACCTCCTACAAGCTGGCGGACTTCAAGCCGCTGACCGGCATGGAAGAGGACTGGCGGTTCACCCCGCTTAAGCGCCTCCGCGGCCTGCACACCGAGGTCCTCAACGGCGCCGCCCCGTCCGTGGCCGTCACCGGCCCGGACAGCGTCCGCGTGGAGACCGTCGGCCGGGACGACGCCCGGATCGGCTCCGCAGCCATCCCTGAGGACCGTGTGTCCGCGAACGCCTGGGAGAACTTCACCGAGGCCACCGTGATCACGGTTCCCGCCGAGGTCCAGGCCGAAGGGGAAGTCAGCGTCCTGCTGACCGGCCAGGGCACCGGGGCTTCCGCCCAGCACATCGTGATCGTCGCGGAGAAGTTCTCCAAGGCCGTCGTCGTCCTGGACCACCAGGGCACCGCCGTCGTGTCGGAGAACATCGAGATCCTCGTGGAGGACGGCGCGCAGCTCACCGTCATCTCGCTCCAGGAATGGAACGACGACGCCGTGCACGCCTCCTCCCAGCAGGCGAAGCTTGGCCGCGACGCCAAGTTCAAGCACATTGTCGTCAGCCTCGGCGGCGACCTTGTCCGCGTCACGCCGTCGGCCCGCTTCACTGCCCCGGGCGCCGAAGTGGAACTGTTCGGCCTGTACTTCGCCGACGCCGGCCAGCACCTGGAGCAGCGCCTCTTCGTGGACCACGCCGTCGCCAACTGCAAGTCCAACGTGCTGTACAAGGGCGCCCTGCAGGGCCGCAACGCGCACACCGTCTGGGTGGGTGACGTCCTGATCCGCAAGGAAGCAGAAGGCACCGACACCTACGAGGCCAACCGCAACCTGGTCCTCACCGACGGCGCCCGCGCCGACTCCGTGCCGAACCTGGAAATCGAAACCGGCCTGATCGCCGGCGCCGGCCACGCCAGCGCCACCGGACGGTTCGACGACCAGCACCTGTTCTACCTGATGGCCCGCGGCATTCCGGAAGAGGTGGCCCGCCGGCTGGTGGTCCGCGGCTTCCTGAACGAGATCATCCAGAAGATCAACGTTCCGGCCATCGAAGAGCGCCTCACGGAAGCCGTCGAGCGCGAACTCGCGGCAACGAACCACTAG